A part of Neodiprion pinetum isolate iyNeoPine1 chromosome 4, iyNeoPine1.2, whole genome shotgun sequence genomic DNA contains:
- the Mpv17 gene encoding protein Mpv17, translating to MSSMFKLYQKLLRKYPLCVQSVQAGILMGTGDQIAQNFVERRKIEDLNFMRSAQFVCIGCCLAGPATKTWYGILERYIGSKNSVAAFKKVLLDQGCFAPAFVAVLLTVIATMQGNDIEGVKKKVKADYKDVLCNNYKLWPMVQLANFYFVRLEYQVLVVQTVALFWNTYISYRTNRDVERTHKNV from the exons ATGAGTAGTATGTTTAAACTGTATCAAAAACTCTTACGGAAGTATCCATTATGTGTCCAATCAGTTCAAGCTG GCATATTAATGGGGACGGGTGATCAAATAgctcaaaattttgttgaacgtCGAAAGATTGAGGATCTGAATTTCATGCGCAGTGCACAGTTTGTCTGCATTGGCTGTTGTTTGGCG GGTCCTGCAACAAAAACATGGTACGGAATTTTGGAAAGGTACATTGGATCGAAAAATTCAGTGGCAGCATTTAAAAAAGTTCTTTTAGACCAAGGCTGTTTTGCACCAGCTTTTGTAGCAGTATTGCTAACAGTCATTGCTACCATGCAAGGAAACGATATTGAAGGAGttaagaaaaaagtgaaagcTGATTACAAGGATGTACTGTGCAATAATTACAAG CTGTGGCCAATGGTTCAATTAGCAAACTTTTATTTCGTTCGACTGGAGTATCAAGTGTTGGTTGTACAGACAGTCGCTCTCTTCTGGAACACCTATATATCTTACAGGACAAACAGGGATGTTGAGCGTACtcataaaaatgtataa
- the Gclc gene encoding glutamate--cysteine ligase isoform X1, whose product MGLLTEGSPMSWEETKKLSDHVRKHGIVQFINLYKRLRDRQGDVLKWGDEVEYVLVKFNDEEKTAKVSLRAEEILTILNEKEAQDPNNVKSLWRPEYGAYMIEGTPGKPYGGLLAHFNVVEANMQYRRQEASMLLQPGETLMSLTSFPRLGAADFTDPPTKPTPTSGASRSLFFPDEAIFPGHPRFKTLTRNIRLRRGEKVAINLPIYPDENVPRTFKENFTLLGDDGTSERAAKENHVYMDAMGFGMGCCCLQLTFQACNIQEARTLYDQLTPLCPIMLALTAASPLHKGYVTDVDCRWNVISCSVDCRTEEERGLKPLKENKFRISKSRYDSIDSYLSEQGDKYNDVPLIYDEEIYNQLLNNGIDRLLAQHIAHLFIRDSVSLFTEKVHQNDETDTDHFENIQSTNWQTMRFKPPPPNSPIGWRVEFRPCEVQITDFENAAIVCFVVLLTRVILSYKLNLLIPISKVDENMAKAQKRDAVKKEKFWFRRDITSDAKQCPDNETEYTEFSVNEIINGKDGDFPGLIPLVNSYLSSMDVDADTHCTIQRYLKLIQRRASGELMTTAAWLRNEVLTHPEYKQDSVITQRINYDLLKKVHSVQTGELSCPKLLGPCTISKTTETIPAAVAKAEKCSTPEC is encoded by the exons GTTGAATATGTTTTGGTAAAATTTAATGATGAGGAAAAGACCGCGAAGGTTAGCTTACGGGCAGAAGAAATTCTGACAATACTTAATGAAAAAGAGGCCCAAGATCCGAA TAACGTGAAATCTTTGTGGAGGCCAGAATATGGTGCTTATATGATCGAAGGAACACCTGGTAAACCATACGGTGGCTTACTAGCACATTTTAATGTTGTGGAAGCAAATATGCAATACCGGAGACAAGAAGCAAGCATGTTACTACAGCCAGGTGAAACACTGATGTCATTAACTAGTTTCCCgag gCTGGGAGCAGCAGATTTCACCGATCCACCGACAAAACCAACTCCAACAAGTGGCGCGTCAAGAAGCTTGTTCTTTCCTGATGAAGCTATATTTCCTGGTCATCCTCGGTTCAAGACTTTGACGAGAAACATTAGACTGAGGAGAGGTGAAAAAGTGGCTATAAACTTACCTA TTTATCCAGATGAAAATGTTCCTCGGacatttaaagaaaattttacgttattGGGAGATGATGGAACTAGTGAGCGAGCAGCAAAAGAAAATCATGTGTATATGGACGCGATGGGATTTGGGATGGGGTGTTGTTGTTTACAATTAACTTTTCAAGCCTGTAACATACAAGAAGCACGGACATTGTACGATCAACTTACTCCACTATGTCCGATAATG CTAGCTTTGACAGCGGCAAGCCCACTGCACAAAGGCTATGTAACAGACGTTGATTGCCGATGGAATGTCATATCATGTTCTGTCGATTGTAGAACAGAGGAGGAGCGTGGGTTGAAGCCACTTAAAGAAAACAAGTTCAGAATCAGCAAATCTAGATACGATTCAATCGATTCTTACCTCAGTGAACAAGGCGATAAATATAACGACGTTCCTTTAATCTATGATGAAGAAATTTATAATCAGCTTTTGAATAACGGGATTGATAGATTGCTTGCACAGCATATTGCCCACTTATTTATTAGAGATTCAGTATCGTTATTTACAGAAAAAGTTCACCAAAATGATGAAACCGATACGGATCATTTTGAA AATATTCAATCAACAAATTGGCAAACGATGAGATTCAAGCCACCTCCTCCAAATTCCCCGATAGGTTGGAGAGTAGAATTCAGACCTTGTGAAGTTCAAAttacagattttgaaaatgcagcCATAGTTTGCTTTGTAGTTTTACTGACAAGAGTTATACTTAGTTACAAATTGAATTTACTTATACCCATCAGTAAAGTTGATGAGAATATGGCTAAGGCACAAAAACGAGATGCGgttaaaaaggaaaaattttggtTCAGAAGAGATATAACATCTGATGCGAAGCAATGCCCAGATAATGAAACTGAGTATACAGAATTTTCAGTGAATGAGATAATTAATGGAAAG GATGGCGATTTTCCCGGTCTAATACCATTAGTGAATTCTTATTTATCCAGTATGGACGTAGATGCTGATACACATTGCACAATTCAAaggtatttgaaattgattcagAGAAGAGCTTCTGGCGAACTCATGACAACTGCGGCGTGGTTGAGAAACGAAGTGCTCACGCATCCAGAATACAA ACAAGACTCTGTTATAACACAACGGATCAATTACGACTTGCTGAAAAAAGTTCATTCGGTACAAACGGGTGAATTATCATGTCCCAAACTTCTTGGACCATGTACAATCTCGAAAACTACTGAAACCATACCAGCAGCGGTGGCTAAGGCAGAAAAATGTTCAACGCCAGAGTGTTGA
- the Gclc gene encoding glutamate--cysteine ligase isoform X2, which yields MIEGTPGKPYGGLLAHFNVVEANMQYRRQEASMLLQPGETLMSLTSFPRLGAADFTDPPTKPTPTSGASRSLFFPDEAIFPGHPRFKTLTRNIRLRRGEKVAINLPIYPDENVPRTFKENFTLLGDDGTSERAAKENHVYMDAMGFGMGCCCLQLTFQACNIQEARTLYDQLTPLCPIMLALTAASPLHKGYVTDVDCRWNVISCSVDCRTEEERGLKPLKENKFRISKSRYDSIDSYLSEQGDKYNDVPLIYDEEIYNQLLNNGIDRLLAQHIAHLFIRDSVSLFTEKVHQNDETDTDHFENIQSTNWQTMRFKPPPPNSPIGWRVEFRPCEVQITDFENAAIVCFVVLLTRVILSYKLNLLIPISKVDENMAKAQKRDAVKKEKFWFRRDITSDAKQCPDNETEYTEFSVNEIINGKDGDFPGLIPLVNSYLSSMDVDADTHCTIQRYLKLIQRRASGELMTTAAWLRNEVLTHPEYKQDSVITQRINYDLLKKVHSVQTGELSCPKLLGPCTISKTTETIPAAVAKAEKCSTPEC from the exons ATGATCGAAGGAACACCTGGTAAACCATACGGTGGCTTACTAGCACATTTTAATGTTGTGGAAGCAAATATGCAATACCGGAGACAAGAAGCAAGCATGTTACTACAGCCAGGTGAAACACTGATGTCATTAACTAGTTTCCCgag gCTGGGAGCAGCAGATTTCACCGATCCACCGACAAAACCAACTCCAACAAGTGGCGCGTCAAGAAGCTTGTTCTTTCCTGATGAAGCTATATTTCCTGGTCATCCTCGGTTCAAGACTTTGACGAGAAACATTAGACTGAGGAGAGGTGAAAAAGTGGCTATAAACTTACCTA TTTATCCAGATGAAAATGTTCCTCGGacatttaaagaaaattttacgttattGGGAGATGATGGAACTAGTGAGCGAGCAGCAAAAGAAAATCATGTGTATATGGACGCGATGGGATTTGGGATGGGGTGTTGTTGTTTACAATTAACTTTTCAAGCCTGTAACATACAAGAAGCACGGACATTGTACGATCAACTTACTCCACTATGTCCGATAATG CTAGCTTTGACAGCGGCAAGCCCACTGCACAAAGGCTATGTAACAGACGTTGATTGCCGATGGAATGTCATATCATGTTCTGTCGATTGTAGAACAGAGGAGGAGCGTGGGTTGAAGCCACTTAAAGAAAACAAGTTCAGAATCAGCAAATCTAGATACGATTCAATCGATTCTTACCTCAGTGAACAAGGCGATAAATATAACGACGTTCCTTTAATCTATGATGAAGAAATTTATAATCAGCTTTTGAATAACGGGATTGATAGATTGCTTGCACAGCATATTGCCCACTTATTTATTAGAGATTCAGTATCGTTATTTACAGAAAAAGTTCACCAAAATGATGAAACCGATACGGATCATTTTGAA AATATTCAATCAACAAATTGGCAAACGATGAGATTCAAGCCACCTCCTCCAAATTCCCCGATAGGTTGGAGAGTAGAATTCAGACCTTGTGAAGTTCAAAttacagattttgaaaatgcagcCATAGTTTGCTTTGTAGTTTTACTGACAAGAGTTATACTTAGTTACAAATTGAATTTACTTATACCCATCAGTAAAGTTGATGAGAATATGGCTAAGGCACAAAAACGAGATGCGgttaaaaaggaaaaattttggtTCAGAAGAGATATAACATCTGATGCGAAGCAATGCCCAGATAATGAAACTGAGTATACAGAATTTTCAGTGAATGAGATAATTAATGGAAAG GATGGCGATTTTCCCGGTCTAATACCATTAGTGAATTCTTATTTATCCAGTATGGACGTAGATGCTGATACACATTGCACAATTCAAaggtatttgaaattgattcagAGAAGAGCTTCTGGCGAACTCATGACAACTGCGGCGTGGTTGAGAAACGAAGTGCTCACGCATCCAGAATACAA ACAAGACTCTGTTATAACACAACGGATCAATTACGACTTGCTGAAAAAAGTTCATTCGGTACAAACGGGTGAATTATCATGTCCCAAACTTCTTGGACCATGTACAATCTCGAAAACTACTGAAACCATACCAGCAGCGGTGGCTAAGGCAGAAAAATGTTCAACGCCAGAGTGTTGA